A single genomic interval of Schistocerca americana isolate TAMUIC-IGC-003095 chromosome 2, iqSchAmer2.1, whole genome shotgun sequence harbors:
- the LOC124596558 gene encoding uncharacterized protein LOC124596558, whose product MCSKVLLSPLVFSLNQQQVTAAVPLVPGVQPGFHDGTPLLQLATHDHTCEHHLLHCLVQPGTCSWHGKRADLEAHTQAKHPQHFVRFPSTVGNSVSWRISKNGCCIDLVRHLVVALGEMFVYQKQFSYQERQLFIAIQLVGPPERSRLYRYKFRLTRNEGAHSVTFEHAVHSQNENLQRTFGLGDCIKVPYDTISQFCHGERVLILCKLEPPYEPNVETTHL is encoded by the coding sequence ATGTGCAGCAAAGTGTTGTTGTCGCCACTGGTCTTCTCGCTGAACCAGCAGCAGGTGACAGCTGCTGTGCCCTTAGTGCCGGGAGTGCAGCCCGGCTTCCACGACGGTACACCGCTACTACAGCTGGCCACACATGACCACACCTGCGAGCACCACCTGCTGCACTGCCTCGTTCAGCCAGGCACGTGTTCATGGCACGGCAAGCGTGCCGACCTGGAGGCGCACACCCAGGCCAAACACCCGCAACACTTCGTGCGCTTCCCCAGCACCGTGGGCAACAGTGTCTCGTGGCGCATCTCTAAGAATGGCTGCTGCATCGACCTGGTGCGCCATCTTGTTGTGGCCTTGGGTGAGATGTTCGTCTACCAAAAGCAGTTCAGTTACCAGGAGCGTCAGCTGTTCATTGCCATTCAGCTGGTGGGCCCTCCTGAACGTAGCAGGCTCTACCGGTACAAGTTCAGGCTCACCCGCAATGAGGGTGCCCACTCTGTGACTTTCGAGCATGCTGTCCATTCACAGAATGAGAACCTGCAGCGAACATTCGGCCTCGGTGACTGCATCAAAGTGCCCTATGATACTATCTCTCAGTTCTGTCATGGCGAGAGGGTGCTCATACTGTGTAAGCTTGAGCCTCCGTATGAGCCAAATGTTGAAACCACACATTTGTAG